A region of Pueribacillus theae DNA encodes the following proteins:
- a CDS encoding glycosyltransferase family 4 protein has translation MKTIWIINHYAKPYEGRHYKFAEKLSKKNYRVKIICASTSYPEIKQTFSAKQTRQNQEINGILFSFIKARDYNGNGKDRLKNILEFSFRAYQHERKEKQQKPDVIYASSVHPLNWVIGYALAKKYHSKLIIETRDLWPETLIRMGRIKEKSLIAKALYTLERFMYQRADHLIFTMPGGGKYLEEHDIPYKRVSYINNGVDLEEFNAHLQNFKFHLDKKPGTFNVVYAGSMGIANALDQILEAAKIFKDKKDNTVQFHFFGDGYKKDELLQFAAENNLSNVTFYGKVEKKFIPSILSQADLNIVTSQNLSIYKYGVSLNKLFDYFAAGKPILSNIPTPFNKIEAYGCGITVEPDSPEALTKAIIEISTSSSKQYDTYCKNCLEAAKQFDFKELTAKLETVINNLG, from the coding sequence ATGAAAACGATCTGGATCATTAATCATTATGCAAAACCTTATGAAGGACGACACTATAAGTTTGCCGAAAAACTAAGCAAAAAAAACTATCGTGTCAAAATTATTTGTGCAAGCACTTCCTATCCTGAAATCAAGCAAACTTTTTCAGCTAAACAAACGCGTCAGAACCAAGAAATAAATGGGATTTTATTTTCCTTTATTAAGGCAAGGGATTACAATGGCAATGGGAAAGACAGGTTAAAAAATATATTGGAGTTCTCTTTTCGAGCATATCAACATGAAAGAAAAGAAAAGCAACAAAAGCCTGATGTAATCTATGCATCGTCTGTCCATCCGTTGAACTGGGTTATAGGGTACGCATTAGCTAAAAAATATCATTCGAAATTAATCATTGAGACACGCGACTTATGGCCGGAAACTTTAATTCGAATGGGACGAATAAAAGAAAAAAGTCTCATCGCAAAAGCATTGTACACATTAGAGAGGTTTATGTACCAAAGAGCAGATCATTTAATCTTTACGATGCCTGGCGGCGGGAAATATTTGGAAGAACATGATATTCCATATAAACGTGTAAGCTACATTAATAATGGGGTAGATTTAGAAGAATTCAATGCCCATTTACAAAACTTTAAATTTCATCTGGACAAAAAGCCCGGTACATTTAATGTTGTCTATGCGGGTTCAATGGGAATCGCAAATGCACTTGATCAAATACTTGAAGCCGCTAAAATATTCAAAGATAAAAAGGACAACACGGTACAATTCCATTTTTTCGGAGATGGTTATAAAAAAGATGAGCTCCTTCAATTTGCGGCAGAGAATAATTTATCAAATGTTACATTTTATGGAAAAGTTGAAAAGAAATTTATTCCGTCTATTTTAAGCCAAGCAGATTTGAATATTGTGACAAGCCAAAACTTATCAATTTATAAGTATGGCGTGAGTTTGAATAAGCTGTTCGACTACTTTGCTGCCGGCAAACCGATTTTGTCGAACATCCCGACACCATTTAATAAAATAGAGGCGTATGGCTGCGGAATAACAGTGGAACCGGATTCACCTGAAGCACTTACTAAAGCAATTATTGAAATAAGTACATCAAGCTCAAAACAATATGATACGTATTGCAAGAATTGTTTAGAGGCGGCTAAACAATTTGATTTCAAAGAGCTGACGGCTAAGCTAGAAACAGTAATCAATAATTTGGGATAA
- a CDS encoding N-acetyltransferase gives MNDVTKGNHVTIEENVTFGKNVTIGHNVVIYKGTCIGDNVTIQDNAVIGKQPTRAKISILPATDDLPPSEIGSGVTIGTSSIIYAHCKIGDNVFIADLATVRERVSIGDYTIIGRGAAVENDCVVGEYCKLETNCYITAYSNIGDYVFVAPGVITTNDNFMGRSKERLDKFKGVTVETGGRIGANATILPGKTIKADGTIAAGSVVTKDVEKESLVMGSPAKEVSKVNGNQLLRNQES, from the coding sequence ATGAACGACGTAACAAAAGGGAATCATGTTACCATTGAAGAAAATGTAACCTTCGGAAAAAATGTCACAATCGGTCATAACGTTGTCATTTATAAAGGGACCTGCATTGGAGACAATGTCACTATTCAGGATAATGCCGTAATTGGCAAACAGCCTACTCGTGCTAAAATATCAATCTTGCCAGCAACGGATGATTTGCCGCCTTCTGAAATCGGTTCAGGCGTCACCATAGGAACATCATCAATTATTTATGCGCATTGTAAAATTGGCGACAATGTATTTATTGCTGATTTAGCCACCGTAAGAGAACGTGTTTCAATCGGTGATTATACAATTATTGGGCGTGGGGCTGCTGTTGAAAATGACTGTGTTGTCGGAGAGTACTGTAAATTAGAGACGAACTGTTATATTACGGCCTACTCTAACATAGGGGATTATGTATTTGTTGCACCAGGGGTAATTACAACGAATGATAATTTTATGGGAAGAAGCAAGGAACGACTTGATAAATTCAAAGGGGTAACAGTAGAAACAGGCGGAAGGATTGGGGCAAACGCAACGATACTGCCGGGAAAAACGATTAAGGCAGATGGGACAATTGCAGCAGGAAGTGTTGTTACAAAAGATGTCGAGAAAGAAAGCTTAGTCATGGGCTCGCCTGCAAAGGAAGTTTCGAAAGTAAACGGCAACCAATTACTAAGAAATCAAGAGTCATAA
- a CDS encoding DegT/DnrJ/EryC1/StrS family aminotransferase has protein sequence MKRITMLDLSEQYHSMRGEVLETIDNVLSSSQYILGDHAKKLEDDLAHYSHTAYGIGVGNGSDALHIALQAAGIKEGDEVITVPFTFFATAGSIARAGAAPVFVDIDPATFNMDAAKIEQAVTDKTKAIMPVHLYGQMADMKEIMDIAQKYNLIVIEDAAQAIGAEYYGKKPGELGTAAAYSFFPTKNLGAYGDGGMIVTSDRALAEKSRILRVHGSKPKYFHHILGYNSRLDELQAAILNVKFKKLNEFNSMRRAHASYYTEHLNELSPHYVKTPIEKEGNYHVYHQYTLRVEHRDELQSYLKEKGIDSMVYYPIPLHVQPVFKSLGYQEGDFPEAEKAAKEVLSLPIYPELAEEDLTYIVKTMKEFYHSKS, from the coding sequence ATGAAGCGTATAACGATGTTAGATCTCTCGGAACAATATCACTCAATGAGAGGCGAAGTGCTGGAAACGATTGATAACGTACTCAGTTCGTCCCAATACATATTAGGCGATCACGCAAAGAAATTGGAAGATGATCTTGCACATTACAGCCACACAGCGTATGGGATTGGTGTGGGGAACGGGTCAGATGCGCTGCATATCGCCCTCCAAGCTGCCGGTATCAAAGAGGGAGATGAAGTCATTACTGTGCCATTTACCTTTTTTGCTACAGCCGGGTCCATTGCAAGGGCCGGGGCTGCCCCGGTTTTTGTCGATATTGACCCTGCTACGTTCAATATGGATGCAGCAAAAATTGAACAAGCGGTAACAGACAAAACAAAAGCAATTATGCCTGTTCATTTATACGGCCAGATGGCTGATATGAAAGAAATTATGGACATTGCTCAAAAATACAACTTGATTGTTATTGAAGATGCAGCCCAGGCAATAGGTGCGGAATATTACGGAAAAAAACCGGGTGAACTTGGCACAGCTGCTGCCTATAGTTTTTTCCCTACAAAAAACTTAGGTGCATATGGTGACGGCGGGATGATTGTTACATCCGATCGCGCGCTGGCAGAAAAGAGCCGTATTCTTAGAGTTCACGGCAGCAAGCCAAAATATTTCCATCATATTTTAGGGTATAACAGCCGTCTTGACGAATTGCAAGCGGCTATTTTGAACGTTAAATTTAAGAAGTTAAATGAATTCAACTCAATGCGCCGGGCTCATGCATCTTACTATACAGAGCACCTCAATGAACTATCGCCCCATTACGTGAAAACGCCAATCGAAAAGGAAGGCAATTACCACGTATACCATCAATACACGTTAAGGGTTGAACATCGTGATGAGTTACAAAGCTACTTGAAAGAAAAAGGGATCGATTCCATGGTTTATTACCCAATCCCACTGCATGTACAGCCTGTTTTTAAAAGTTTAGGCTACCAAGAGGGCGACTTCCCAGAAGCAGAAAAGGCGGCAAAAGAAGTTTTGTCCCTACCCATATACCCTGAATTAGCAGAAGAAGACTTGACATATATCGTTAAAACGATGAAAGAATTTTATCACTCCAAATCATGA
- a CDS encoding Gfo/Idh/MocA family protein, whose translation MNFAIIGCGFIAKKHAHSIREIEGAKLVAVCDKIPENMMFYVKEYGARAYEEMNEMFQKENIDIVCICTPTGSHAPIAIQSAHAKKHIILEKPIAMTLEEADQIIEACHMNQVKLSIVHPNRYRPAVQELRKIMDHHLLGKISHANAMVNWNRNQEYYDQAAWRGTKEFDGGALLNQAIHNVDLLLWFMGEAEEVYSMQATRIRKIEAEDVSNGLVRFKSGALGLVQASTTVYPKNFEESITIFGEKGTVKIGGPNAVYLEHIRIDGMPEEEAHALKVKIEADPWGVPGHQRIIEEMIEAVKQDATPAVSGEEGRKALELALAFYRSAEKNQPIAIRTGDSI comes from the coding sequence ATGAACTTTGCAATTATTGGCTGCGGCTTTATCGCAAAAAAACATGCTCATTCAATTCGGGAAATAGAAGGAGCCAAATTGGTTGCAGTATGCGATAAAATACCGGAGAATATGATGTTTTATGTGAAGGAATACGGGGCAAGGGCTTACGAAGAGATGAATGAAATGTTTCAAAAGGAAAACATAGATATCGTTTGTATATGTACGCCGACGGGTTCACACGCTCCTATCGCCATTCAATCCGCCCATGCAAAAAAGCATATTATACTTGAAAAACCAATTGCCATGACATTGGAAGAAGCCGATCAAATCATTGAAGCCTGCCATATGAATCAAGTGAAGCTGTCGATCGTACATCCGAATCGCTACCGTCCGGCTGTACAAGAGCTCCGCAAAATAATGGATCATCACTTGCTTGGAAAAATAAGCCATGCCAATGCAATGGTCAATTGGAATCGAAATCAAGAATACTATGACCAAGCGGCGTGGCGCGGAACGAAGGAATTTGATGGCGGTGCATTATTAAACCAAGCGATACATAACGTTGATTTGTTGCTTTGGTTTATGGGTGAGGCAGAAGAAGTTTATAGTATGCAAGCAACCCGAATTAGAAAAATTGAGGCTGAAGATGTGTCAAATGGACTTGTCCGCTTTAAGTCAGGGGCACTTGGACTCGTACAAGCGTCGACAACTGTATATCCAAAAAATTTCGAGGAGTCCATTACGATTTTCGGTGAAAAAGGAACGGTGAAAATAGGCGGGCCGAATGCCGTTTATTTGGAGCATATAAGGATCGACGGAATGCCAGAAGAGGAGGCACATGCTTTGAAAGTTAAGATTGAAGCTGATCCATGGGGTGTACCGGGACATCAGCGCATTATTGAAGAGATGATCGAAGCGGTGAAACAAGATGCAACACCGGCTGTTTCAGGCGAAGAAGGCAGAAAGGCATTAGAACTCGCCCTGGCTTTTTACCGTTCTGCCGAAAAAAACCAGCCCATCGCAATCAGGACAGGAGACAGCATATGA
- a CDS encoding nucleotide sugar dehydrogenase: MKTSEIADNLFVKKLMDRLNHKTAVIGVVGLGYVGLPLAVEKAKAGYRVIGFDIQEERVRKVNEGINYIGDVVDEDLAEIVKHQRLKATTDYSFIREVDAVAICVPTPLDMYKQPNTSYVENSANEIAAHLQKGMLVVLESTTYPGTTEELLKPILEKSGLTCGVDFFLAYSPERVDPGNKQFNTKNTPKVVGGVTENCTQVAAAMYENVLEGKVHRVSSPAVGEMEKVLENTFRNINIALVNEMAILCNKMGIDVWEVIDAAATKPYGFMPFYPGPGLGGHCIPIDPWYLTWKAREYSYHTKLIEIAGEINNDMPDYVIKRVMEILNKDGKALNGSHILILGVAYKKDIDDCRESPVFPILDKLDNGGAKWTVVDPHINEFSFKDRKVFPEPAITADMLERADLVLIATNHTAFDYKEIALHAKAVFDTRNSSEELCINPNYYKL, from the coding sequence ATGAAAACTTCCGAAATAGCAGATAATCTATTTGTAAAAAAGCTAATGGATAGACTCAATCATAAAACAGCAGTCATAGGGGTTGTCGGCCTTGGCTATGTTGGCCTTCCGCTAGCTGTTGAAAAAGCAAAGGCAGGCTATCGCGTCATAGGCTTTGATATTCAGGAAGAGCGTGTAAGAAAAGTTAACGAAGGGATTAATTATATTGGGGATGTGGTTGACGAGGATTTGGCAGAAATCGTTAAACATCAGCGATTAAAAGCCACCACTGATTATTCCTTCATTAGGGAAGTTGATGCCGTAGCGATCTGTGTGCCGACACCATTAGACATGTATAAACAGCCAAATACATCCTATGTTGAAAACTCAGCAAATGAAATCGCCGCACATTTGCAAAAAGGCATGCTTGTCGTTCTTGAAAGCACAACCTATCCGGGGACAACAGAAGAACTTCTGAAGCCTATATTAGAGAAATCCGGCCTTACTTGCGGCGTTGACTTCTTTTTAGCCTATTCACCGGAACGAGTCGATCCGGGCAATAAGCAATTCAACACGAAAAATACACCAAAGGTGGTAGGCGGGGTAACGGAGAACTGTACGCAAGTGGCTGCCGCAATGTACGAAAATGTCCTGGAGGGAAAGGTCCACCGGGTTTCAAGCCCTGCAGTCGGCGAAATGGAAAAAGTATTGGAAAATACGTTCCGTAACATTAACATTGCCCTTGTGAATGAAATGGCGATCCTCTGCAACAAAATGGGGATTGACGTATGGGAAGTCATTGATGCGGCGGCAACAAAGCCGTATGGATTTATGCCGTTTTATCCCGGCCCGGGGCTCGGGGGGCATTGCATTCCGATAGACCCATGGTATTTAACATGGAAAGCCAGGGAGTACAGCTATCATACAAAGCTGATCGAAATAGCAGGCGAGATCAACAATGACATGCCGGACTATGTCATCAAAAGGGTGATGGAAATATTAAATAAGGATGGAAAAGCGCTAAATGGTTCTCACATTTTAATTCTGGGCGTCGCCTATAAAAAAGATATCGACGACTGCCGGGAATCGCCGGTCTTTCCTATATTGGACAAGCTTGATAATGGCGGGGCAAAGTGGACGGTGGTCGATCCGCATATTAACGAATTCTCGTTTAAAGATAGAAAGGTTTTTCCCGAGCCCGCCATAACAGCAGATATGCTGGAACGGGCAGATTTGGTTCTTATCGCCACGAACCATACGGCCTTTGACTACAAGGAAATCGCCTTACACGCAAAAGCCGTTTTCGATACGAGGAATTCAAGCGAAGAGTTATGTATCAATCCTAATTACTATAAATTGTGA